In a single window of the Rhineura floridana isolate rRhiFlo1 chromosome 3, rRhiFlo1.hap2, whole genome shotgun sequence genome:
- the LOC133381527 gene encoding proteasome subunit beta type-9-like encodes MAVEFDGGVVVGSDSRVSAGQSVVNCVFNKLARLHDRIYCALSGSAADAQAIADTVHYQLELHSLNMEKPLLVLAAATVVKNISYKYKEELSAHLMVAGWDPKRGGQVYGTLGGMLTRQPFATGGSGSTYIYGYVDSAYKRGMSREECRQFTKNAIALTMVRDGSSGGVIYLVTITKDGVKEEVVVGDEIPKFYDE; translated from the exons ATGGCTGTGGAGTTTGACGGAGGGGTTGTGGTGGGATCTGACTCCAGAGTGTCTGCAGG gCAGTCTGTGGTAAACTGCGTCTTCAACAAACTGGCGCGCCTGCATGACCGGATTTACTGTGCGCTCTCTGGGTCGGCGGCTGATGCCCAGGCCATTGCCGATACGGTGCACTACCAGCTGGAGCTGCACAG CTTGAACATGGAGAAGCCTCTGCTGGTCCTGGCTGCAGCCACCGTGGTGAAAAACATCAGCTACAAGTACAAGGAGGAGCTCTCAGCTCACCTCATGGTGGCAGGATGGGACCCCAAGAGAGGGGGACAG GTGTACGGGACTCTGGGGGGGATGCTCACCCGGCAGCCCTTTGCCACTGGAGGATCCGGGAGCACCTACATTTATGGTTATGTCGACTCCGCCTACAAACGTGGAATGAGCCGGGAGGAATGTCGCCAGTTCACAAAAAATG caaTTGCCCTCACCATGGTCCGGGATGGTTCCAGCGGAGGAGTCATTTACCTGGTCACCATCACCAAAGACGGCGTCAAGGAGGAAGTTGTTGTGGGAGATGAGATCCCCAAGTTCTACGATGAATGA